The following proteins are co-located in the Solanum pennellii chromosome 1, SPENNV200 genome:
- the LOC107021412 gene encoding uncharacterized protein LOC107021412, with protein sequence MVAAVIVNSLKPLTCAPFFSSLNSFNCPWSFVSIPTKHSRLRPLLTQMAATGEVEPQVIDSHLHVWASPQEAAEKYPYFPGQEPSLTGHVEFLLECMEEAGVDGALIVQPINHKFDHSYVTSVLKKFPSKFVGCCLANPAEDGSGIKHLEDLVLKDGYRAVRFNPYLWPSGEKMTNIIGKALYSKAGELGVPVGFMCMKGLLLHLQEIEELCTEFPSTVVLLDHVAFCKPPKNDEERRGYSELLKLSRFPQVYVKFSALFRVSRNPYPYEDLSQVLPQLVSSYGAHRIMWGSDFPYVIAECGYKEAREAVSYLAKQGHLPSSATEWIMGKTIMQLFDGKWSPVAN encoded by the exons atggTAGCAGCAGTGATAGTAAACTCACTAAAGCCATTAACATGtgctccatttttttcttctctaaatAGCTTCAATTGCCCATGGTCTTTTGTATCTATTCCAACAAAACATTCAAGATTAAGACCCTTATTGACTCAAATGGCAGCAACTGGTGAAGTAGAGCCACAAGTCATTGACTCACATTTACATGTCTGGGCATCCCCACAAGAG GCTGCAGAAAAGTACCCGTATTTTCCTGGTCAAGAACCTAGTTTGACTGGTCATGTCGAATTTCTGCTGGAG TGTATGGAAGAAGCAGGTGTTGATGGAGCACTTATTGTTCAGCCCATTAATCATAAGTTTGATCATTCTTATGTTACGAG TGTGTTAAAGAAGTTCCCTTCCAAATTCGTCGGTTGTTGCCTCGCTAATCCAGCAGAAGATGGGAGCGGGATAAAGCATCTTGAAGATCTGGTTTTAAAG GATGGTTATCGTGCTGTTCGCTTTAATCCGTATCTTTGGCCTTCTGGTGAAAAG ATGACAAATATAATCGGGAAGGCATTATACTCAAAGGCTGGAGAGCTTGGAGTGCCAGTCGGTTTCATGTGTATGAAG GGTCTACTTTTGCATTTGCAAGAAATTGAGGAGCTGTGCACAGAATTTCCCTCGACTGTAGTATTGCTTGATCATGTAGCTTTCTGTAAGCCCCCAAA AAATGATGAAGAAAGACGAGGTTACTCAGAGCTGTTAAAGCTTTCAAGATTCCCACAG GTATATGTAAAGTTTAGTGCTTTGTTCAGAGTGTCGAGAAATCCTTATCCATATGAGGACTTGTCTCAAGTTCTTCCCCAACTAGTCTCCAGTTATGGTGCACATCGTATCATGTGGGGAAG TGATTTCCCCTATGTTATTGCCGAATGTGGGTATAAAGAAGCAAGAGAAGCAGTTTCTTATCTTGCTAAACAGGGACATTTACCTTCTTCTGCCACGGAGTGGATCATGGGTAAAACAATTATGCAGCTGTTTGACGGAAAATGGAGTCCTGTAGCTAATTGA